Proteins encoded by one window of Candidatus Falkowbacteria bacterium:
- a CDS encoding threonylcarbamoyl-AMP synthase, with protein MMILDLKTDTAAKLKKLAALLAQGEVIAYPTETVYGLGCDATNQAAVEKIYSIKGKDKNKQLLVLVGSRAMAEKYFEFNALSRRLARRYWPGALSMILPVRPEFLGVFGQEKVGVRLSSNRMATSLSRRLGRPIISTSANPSGQPAALSGEQVQAYFKNEAGMIAALADGGALEPSLGSTVVDASSGEIKLIRQGAVEIIGKI; from the coding sequence ATGATGATTTTGGACCTGAAAACCGATACGGCAGCCAAGTTGAAGAAGCTGGCTGCTCTTCTGGCACAAGGCGAAGTAATCGCCTATCCGACCGAAACCGTTTATGGCCTAGGTTGCGATGCAACCAACCAGGCAGCAGTGGAAAAAATTTATTCGATCAAGGGCAAGGATAAGAACAAGCAGCTGCTGGTCTTGGTGGGGAGTCGGGCGATGGCCGAAAAATATTTCGAGTTCAACGCGTTGTCGCGGCGCCTGGCAAGAAGGTATTGGCCAGGCGCCTTGTCCATGATTCTTCCTGTAAGACCGGAGTTTTTGGGAGTATTCGGCCAGGAAAAAGTCGGCGTCCGCTTGTCGAGCAATCGGATGGCAACCAGCCTGTCACGAAGACTGGGCCGACCGATAATTTCAACCTCCGCCAACCCTAGCGGTCAGCCTGCAGCGCTTTCCGGCGAGCAGGTCCAGGCTTACTTCAAAAATGAAGCTGGAATGATTGCGGCTCTGGCCGACGGCGGAGCACTTGAACCATCCCTCGGCTCGACTGTAGTTGACGCCTCTTCTGGTGAAATAAAGTTAATCCGCCAAGGCGCAGTTGAAATTATTGGGAAAATATAA
- a CDS encoding CvpA family protein, with amino-acid sequence MAIFDAILLIILAGFIFYGLFFGLIRTLGSLIAVIGGVLLASWFYQPAYDWASGWFLGHEVLGKVTVFFLLYGLINRLIALGFYLLDHVFDILTIIPFLKTINRLAGAVFGLIEGFFLIGLGLYTISGQPIVGTWVTASLAKSEAAPYFINFILFVKPVFPQVLEVLKSLLNI; translated from the coding sequence ATGGCAATTTTTGACGCGATACTGCTGATCATCCTGGCCGGGTTTATCTTCTATGGCCTATTCTTCGGGCTAATCCGGACTCTCGGCTCGCTCATCGCCGTCATAGGCGGCGTGCTCTTGGCCAGCTGGTTTTACCAGCCGGCTTACGATTGGGCTTCGGGCTGGTTTTTGGGACACGAGGTTTTGGGCAAGGTGACGGTTTTCTTCCTGCTCTATGGCCTTATCAACCGCTTGATCGCGCTCGGCTTCTATCTTTTAGATCACGTCTTCGACATCCTGACGATTATTCCTTTCCTGAAAACGATCAACCGTTTGGCCGGCGCAGTTTTCGGCCTGATCGAAGGCTTCTTCTTGATCGGCTTGGGGCTCTATACCATTTCGGGCCAACCGATCGTGGGTACCTGGGTGACAGCTTCTCTCGCCAAGTCGGAGGCCGCGCCTTATTTCATTAATTTTATCCTGTTCGTCAAACCGGTTTTCCCGCAGGTACTCGAAGTGCTCAAGTCGCTTTTGAACATATGA
- the metG gene encoding methionine--tRNA ligase: MNKFYVTTPIYYVNAQPHLGHTYTTIAADVLARYHRMTGDKTFFLTGTDEHGAKIAQKAEEEGKEPQQFVDEVAAKFQLAWDELDISNDNFIRTTDPAHKLAVQRALQQMYDKGDVYKSKYEGLYCQGCEQFKNEKDLVDGLCPDHKVAPQWMSEEAYMFKLSSYQDILLDKIKRDELKIRPLERKNEMVSFIEQNGLNDVAFSRAKVKWGIPVPWDENQTIYVWADAFLNYLTGLGWDGEAGKAPEFWPANVQLIGKDILRVHATIWPAMLLSLGLPVQQELFVHGFFLSEGQKMSKSLGNVIAPEDLVKKYGVDGTRYLLMGATPFGNDGDITWKFLDEKYNADLANGLGNLVSRLITMTLNGYDGKVPEPTQPELTHGQLIQEVKYQLSVYCNSMDNVLVSNELSGIMKLVGLLDKNISELTPWKALKEGQADTVAMRNSFYIWLETLRVIAWLAWPFMPKVAEAIWQALGREGESQNDFHEAARFGGLVPGATVTKPESLFPRI, encoded by the coding sequence ATGAATAAATTTTACGTCACTACGCCGATCTATTACGTCAACGCTCAGCCGCACCTAGGACATACCTATACCACTATTGCCGCCGATGTCTTGGCGCGCTATCACCGCATGACCGGCGACAAGACTTTTTTTCTGACCGGTACCGACGAGCATGGCGCCAAGATCGCCCAAAAAGCGGAAGAGGAGGGCAAAGAGCCGCAGCAATTCGTCGACGAAGTGGCGGCCAAGTTCCAGCTGGCCTGGGATGAATTGGATATTTCCAATGATAACTTCATCCGAACCACGGATCCGGCACACAAGCTGGCCGTTCAGCGGGCCTTGCAGCAGATGTACGATAAAGGGGATGTTTACAAGAGCAAATACGAGGGCCTTTATTGCCAAGGGTGCGAGCAGTTCAAGAACGAAAAAGATCTGGTCGACGGGCTCTGCCCCGACCACAAGGTCGCACCGCAATGGATGAGCGAGGAGGCCTACATGTTCAAGCTCTCAAGCTATCAGGATATACTTTTGGACAAGATCAAGCGCGATGAATTGAAGATCCGCCCGCTCGAGCGTAAGAACGAGATGGTCAGCTTCATCGAGCAGAACGGCTTGAATGATGTGGCGTTTTCCCGGGCCAAGGTCAAGTGGGGCATTCCCGTGCCTTGGGATGAGAATCAGACAATCTATGTCTGGGCCGATGCCTTTTTGAATTATCTCACCGGCTTGGGCTGGGATGGCGAGGCCGGCAAGGCGCCGGAGTTCTGGCCAGCCAACGTCCAGCTGATCGGCAAGGACATCTTGCGCGTCCACGCCACGATCTGGCCAGCCATGCTTCTGTCACTCGGCTTGCCGGTGCAGCAAGAGCTGTTCGTGCACGGTTTCTTCTTGTCTGAAGGGCAGAAGATGTCGAAGTCTCTTGGCAACGTCATCGCCCCCGAAGATCTGGTCAAGAAATACGGCGTCGACGGCACCCGCTATCTCCTGATGGGCGCGACGCCTTTCGGTAATGATGGCGATATCACTTGGAAATTCTTGGATGAGAAATATAACGCTGACTTGGCCAATGGTCTTGGCAATCTGGTGTCACGGCTCATTACCATGACTTTGAACGGTTATGATGGCAAGGTGCCGGAGCCGACCCAGCCTGAGTTGACGCACGGACAGTTGATCCAAGAGGTCAAATACCAGCTGAGCGTCTATTGCAACTCTATGGACAACGTCCTGGTTTCCAACGAGCTGTCCGGCATCATGAAGCTGGTCGGACTGCTGGATAAGAATATTTCGGAATTGACACCCTGGAAGGCGCTGAAGGAAGGGCAGGCCGACACGGTTGCCATGCGCAACTCTTTCTATATCTGGCTTGAGACTCTGCGGGTCATCGCTTGGCTGGCTTGGCCGTTCATGCCGAAGGTCGCAGAAGCGATTTGGCAAGCTTTAGGCCGTGAAGGCGAGTCGCAGAATGATTTCCATGAGGCGGCACGTTTCGGCGGCCTCGTTCCAGGCGCCACGGTAACCAAGCCGGAATCCTTGTTTCCGAGAATCTAA
- a CDS encoding PHP domain-containing protein has protein sequence MLKIDLHIHTVFSGHAHSTIAEYVNRAKELSMDIIGISDHGPTMYGATTNDYYFGGLKRVPQKIDGLLVLKGIEANVIGLDGELDLADRLLARLDYVMAGFHGEAYKDVGIEANTRAMVAAIRSGKVDVITHPFVTKEIAVDIKKVAEAACEHKVLLEINTSYLRSHRLTEDTLDNIEKMLAIVKRHGQKIIVNSDAHSIWELGDDAPLEKLRHKIKLDDEMIINNYPKELLRLLKYDNE, from the coding sequence CGTGAATCGCGCCAAAGAGCTGTCGATGGATATCATCGGTATCAGCGATCATGGTCCGACCATGTATGGCGCCACGACTAATGATTACTATTTCGGCGGCCTCAAACGGGTGCCGCAGAAGATCGATGGTCTTCTGGTTTTGAAAGGCATCGAGGCTAATGTCATTGGCCTAGATGGAGAGCTTGATCTGGCCGACCGCCTGCTCGCGCGGCTCGATTATGTCATGGCCGGCTTCCATGGCGAGGCTTATAAGGATGTCGGAATTGAAGCCAACACGCGGGCGATGGTCGCGGCGATCCGTTCGGGCAAAGTCGATGTCATCACCCATCCGTTCGTCACTAAGGAAATCGCTGTCGACATAAAAAAAGTGGCCGAGGCGGCCTGTGAGCACAAGGTCCTTCTGGAGATTAACACTTCATATCTCCGTTCGCATCGGCTGACCGAAGACACGCTCGACAATATCGAAAAGATGTTGGCCATAGTCAAACGTCACGGCCAGAAGATCATCGTCAATTCCGATGCCCACTCCATCTGGGAGCTGGGCGATGATGCGCCTTTGGAGAAGCTCAGGCACAAGATCAAATTGGACGATGAGATGATTATCAATAACTATCCTAAAGAATTGCTACGATTATTAAAATACGATAATGAATAA